The DNA sequence GCGAGGGTGCTGGGCGAGATGCTCGGGGCCCGCCCGGTCCGGCTCCCTCGCACGGCGGCCCGCTCGGCGATCGCCGCCGCGTGGGGGCTGCACCTGCTGCCCGCTTCCCCGCACCTCTTCGACGCGGTCCTCGGGCTGCCCCTGATGGACTGCACACGGGCGCGTACGGAACTGGGCTGGCGGCCGGAGCGCACGGCGACCGAGGTGCTGGAGGAGTTCGTGCAGGGCCTCCAGCGCGGTGCGGGCGCACCGACGGAGCCCATGCGGGGCCGCAAGGTGGGCTGACCCACGCCCTGCGGCCCCCCGCTCGGCCGGCCGGAACGCGTCTCTCAGCCCGGCGGCTCCTCGGGCGCCGGGTGTTCGGGGTGGACCGCACCGGACTGCCGCGCGCCTTGTCGGCTCGTGCCTCCCTCATCGGTGTCGGGCACGTCGTCCGCTTCGGTGGTCGTGTCCTGTGCCGGCCCGGCCGGCAGATCCCAGGGGTCCTCCCCCGGGGCGGCCTGCTGGTCCGGCAGATCCCTCGGTATCGGCTCGCCGGTCTCGTCCGGCGCCTCGCGACGGTCGTCGGCCATGGTGCACCTCTTTCGCGTCGTTCAAGGTCGTCCGAAGGCCCGCGAGTACCGCCCGGGTCGCGGGCGAAACCTCAGTGCGCCACTCGCTCCGCCAGATTCGTGTGCCAGGCGGGCGCCGGGCCCTCGGCCGCGGGCTCGGCGCGCCGGCCGCCGCGGGCGAAGAAGTCGGCGAGCGGCAGGATCGCGGCACCGACGGTGACGGCTTCGGGGCCGAGCCGACCCACGTCGATCGTGACTCTCCCGGCCGGATGCCGCAGGGCGTAGGAGGCGGCGTGGCGGCGTACGGAGGGCAGGAGGCGGGCGCCGAGCCGCAGTCCCGCCCAGCCGCCGATCAGGATGCGCTCGGGCTGGAAGAGGTTGATCAGGTCGGACAGGCCCGCGCCCAGGTACTCGGCGGTCTCCTCCAGTACGGCGAGCGCCACCGGGTCGGCCGCGCCGCCCTCGGGCGGATACGCGCCGGCCAGCAGCGCCGCCAGTGTCGTCTCCTCGTCGGCGCCCTCCGGCAGGGTCCCGCCCTCCTCGCCCCAGCGCGCCAGCAGCGACTCGGCGCCCGCGTACGCCTCCAGGCAGCCGAGCGCACCGCAGCGGCAGCGGCGCCCCCGGACCCGTACCGTCAGATGCCCCCACTCGACCGCCCGGCCGTGCTCCACCTCGGGGGTGACCAGACAGGCGCCGACACCGGAGCCGAAGAGGACCACGATCGCGTTGCGGGCGCCGCGTCCGCCGCCGAACCACATCTCGGCCTGGCCGAGGGTCCGGGCGCCGTTGTCGATGAAGTAGGGGACGGAGTCCGGGAGTTGGGAGCCGTCGCGAAGGCGCTGCTCCAGCGGTACCGCGTCCCAGCCGATCGTCTGTCCGTGCACGACGGCACCGAGCCGCGGCATGCGCTCGACGATCCCGGGAACGCCGATACCGACGCCGAGGAGCCGCTCGGGTCCGACGCCGGCGCCCGAGAGCACCTCGGTGATGCCGTCGCGCACATGGCCGACGATGCCCTCGACCTCGTACCGCTGCTGCGTCAACGGCCGCTCCGCGCGGGCGAGTTCGGTGAGGGTAAGGTCGAACAGCCCGATCCGCACCCTGGTCTCGCCGACGTCGACGCCGATCATGTGACCGCTGCCGGGTGCGACGCGCAGCAGGATGCGGGGCCGGCCGCCGTCGGAGTCGACGCTGCCGGCCTCCTCGACCAGACCGTCGGCGATCAGCTCGGCGACGACGTTGCTGACGGACCCGGAGCTGAGCCCGGTCGCGGGGCCCAGTTCGAAGCGGCTGAGGGGGCCGTCGAAGTAGAGGCGCTGCAGCACGGCCGTCCGGTTGCCGCGTCTGAGGTCCCGTACCGTGCGCCCGTTCCGCCCCGCCATGCGGCTCCCCTTCGGTCGACCCTGTTCCGCGCCTGTTCGAATCGTCCCCCATTGTGGCCTACGCCGTCAGATCCTCGATCTCGGCCAGCGCGATCACGAGCTCGGGAGCCACCGTGTCCTGGACCCAGCGGTGCTGTGCGGGGTCGACCGCGCGGGGGATCGTCTCCGTGAGCATGATCAGGTAGAGGTAGGAGCGGTAGAGGGCCAGCCGCAGCCGGGCGGGTGTGTCGAAGTCGGCCCGGCCCCCGGCCTCCCGGTAGCCGGCGAGGAACGCCTCGTCCTTCTTGATGTCGTCCAGGAGGGCCAGCGAGACGAAGTCGGCCAGCGGGTCGCCCCAGAACATCCGCTCCCCGTCGATGAGGCCGCCGATCCGGGCCTCCCCCGATGCGCGGTCCACCAGGATGTTGCCCTGCCACAGGTCGAAGTGGACCAGGTACGGGACGGTGACGTCGTCGAGTGCGTCGTAGGCGGCCCGGAACGTGTGGGCCATGGCGTCGGCGGGGCGGGGCAACCGGGCCCCGTAGCGGCGGGCGTCGTCGAGGACGGCGTCGAGCATCCCGGTGAACGCGGTGCGCCGGTCGGCGGCGAGCGGGCCGAGGGCACCGGACGGATAGCCGAAGCCCTGTCCGGGCACCCGGTGCAGACGGGCCACCTGACGGCCCAACTCCTTGCGCAGAGCCGTCCGTTCGGCGTCGGCGAGCTCACCGTTCCAGGGCTCGCCGGGACAGGCCGTCATCAGCAGCCGGTCCCCGCCGGCCACCACACGCGGTGCGGGTACGTCCGCCTCGGCGGCCCCGCGGTAGAACTCGGCCTCGGACACCAGCAGCCGGCGCTCGTGCCGCAGCCCCCGGACGGTCGGTGCGGGCGGCACCTTCAGCACGTACCGGCTGCCGTCGGTGAGGAGCAGTTCCTCGACCGTGTTGTACGTGCCGCCCGTCAGCGGGCGGAGGTGGGCGAGGTGGTCCGGCGGTATGCCCGCCGCGGCCAGCACCTGCCGGGCCCGTTCCCAGGAGTCCGCCACCGTGCGCCCACCCCGCCCCTTCGGTCAGCCGGCCGCGTAGACGTCCTCCACGTAACGGCCGTCGGCGACCAGTCCGTCGAGCCACTGCCCGGCCGCCGCGTCGTCGGCGCCCGGCGTGCGCTCCCGGTACAGCGTACGGAACGCCTCCCGCACGCCCGGCGCCATCCGCGACCCGTCACCGCAGACGTACACCCGGGCACCCGCACCGAGCAGCTCCCAGACCTCGCCGGCCTCGGCGGCGATCCGGTGCTGCACGAAGGCCACACCGCCTTGCGGGGCGGCGCTGAAGGCCGGGCGGAGCGAGACGGCTCCGGCGGCCTCCGCGGCGCGCAGTTCGCTGGCGTGCAGGTAGTCGGCGTCGGGCGCGTCGCAGCCGAAGTAGCACAGCGCCGGGGCGAGTTCGGCGCCTAGTGCGAGGGCCGCCGTACGGTCGGCGATCGCGCCGCGGAACGGGGCGAGGCCGGTGCCCGCGGCGACCATGACGACGGGGGTGTCGCCGTCGATCCGGAAGGCCTCCCGGCAGGGCTGGACGCGGGCGTACACCGTGTCGCCGGGCCGGACGGTGGTGAGGTGTCCGGATCCGGTGCCGCGGTAGGTGCCCTTGCCGGAGCGCGCCGGGGCCTGGAGCAGGGAGATCATCAGGTCCGCGTGGCCGGGGTCGACGGCGGGCGAGGACGAGACGGAGTAGTGGCGCGGGCGCAGCGGGGTCAGGATCTCCAGGAGCTGCGGCCAGTCGAGGGCGCCGCGCAGGGCGGGAAAGTCCTCGATCAGCTCGATCAGGGTGCGCGGATCGTCGGTGAGGTTCGCCAGGGCCGTGCGCTCCGGCGGACACGGGTTGGCGGCGGCTAGGACCGAGAGCCGGTGGGCACTCGGGCGCTCCTGCAACTCGACGTGGTGAGTGAGGAGTTGACGTACCGTCAAAGGCCGGTCCACCGCGAGGCCGTCACGGCGCGGGCGGGCCGGCCGG is a window from the Streptomyces sp. NBC_00299 genome containing:
- a CDS encoding phosphotransferase family protein codes for the protein MADSWERARQVLAAAGIPPDHLAHLRPLTGGTYNTVEELLLTDGSRYVLKVPPAPTVRGLRHERRLLVSEAEFYRGAAEADVPAPRVVAGGDRLLMTACPGEPWNGELADAERTALRKELGRQVARLHRVPGQGFGYPSGALGPLAADRRTAFTGMLDAVLDDARRYGARLPRPADAMAHTFRAAYDALDDVTVPYLVHFDLWQGNILVDRASGEARIGGLIDGERMFWGDPLADFVSLALLDDIKKDEAFLAGYREAGGRADFDTPARLRLALYRSYLYLIMLTETIPRAVDPAQHRWVQDTVAPELVIALAEIEDLTA
- a CDS encoding ROK family transcriptional regulator yields the protein MAGRNGRTVRDLRRGNRTAVLQRLYFDGPLSRFELGPATGLSSGSVSNVVAELIADGLVEEAGSVDSDGGRPRILLRVAPGSGHMIGVDVGETRVRIGLFDLTLTELARAERPLTQQRYEVEGIVGHVRDGITEVLSGAGVGPERLLGVGIGVPGIVERMPRLGAVVHGQTIGWDAVPLEQRLRDGSQLPDSVPYFIDNGARTLGQAEMWFGGGRGARNAIVVLFGSGVGACLVTPEVEHGRAVEWGHLTVRVRGRRCRCGALGCLEAYAGAESLLARWGEEGGTLPEGADEETTLAALLAGAYPPEGGAADPVALAVLEETAEYLGAGLSDLINLFQPERILIGGWAGLRLGARLLPSVRRHAASYALRHPAGRVTIDVGRLGPEAVTVGAAILPLADFFARGGRRAEPAAEGPAPAWHTNLAERVAH